From the Haloterrigena salifodinae genome, one window contains:
- a CDS encoding restriction endonuclease, producing MARHDTDLPFGDAFSPEQLYTDEGEPPELAYILEKAKEYEGQEDEFDEVMRKKFFPDHADTTRSKNVRLGLKERGYGITDNDFYFTDLGDELYKLRDDPDALYDRFTQHILRNLHGLKGIEIVEDLEAQGKRTVNANVKEEFRRQYDFHVDETSNHWSQMRAWMSKSGVVNRGTHHYDIDRVRIEELIGVDSEDIVELDGLEEHQQAFLRALTLIAPSGQVKSRTVKQIAEEAYGVDIKQSGISRRTLDPIQEADYIEWEHVSGKPNLIETTDKFDSEILKPVLDDLSERTGVPRHVIRLSFEEVMEDLDADGTYEKGVALETLSVKIGRLLGLDFVGWRVRGRKTGGSEVDVVMDETRTTFNRWQIQCKNIKKQLESKYVAREVGIARILQTNTILMIARGGVSSDARQYANRVMRQENISIMFLTGEDIERLDEEADHLLTVLRSEARRIHNIKKLSQQEVESDEEGELVEREEQALEKFEDELAELEEEDDESQGSLDDFNNDDDDEE from the coding sequence ATGGCTCGACACGACACGGACCTACCTTTTGGGGATGCCTTTTCTCCAGAACAACTTTACACGGATGAAGGGGAACCTCCTGAACTCGCATATATTCTCGAGAAAGCGAAGGAGTACGAAGGTCAGGAAGACGAATTTGACGAGGTAATGCGGAAGAAGTTCTTCCCAGACCATGCTGATACCACGAGGTCGAAGAACGTCCGTCTCGGACTAAAGGAACGAGGATATGGAATCACAGACAACGACTTCTACTTTACTGATCTAGGGGATGAGTTGTATAAACTTCGTGATGATCCTGATGCTCTCTATGATAGGTTCACGCAGCATATCCTCCGTAATCTACATGGTCTCAAAGGTATCGAGATCGTCGAGGATTTGGAAGCACAGGGGAAAAGAACGGTCAACGCGAACGTCAAGGAGGAATTCCGTCGTCAGTATGATTTCCACGTCGATGAGACTTCAAACCACTGGTCTCAGATGAGAGCTTGGATGTCCAAATCTGGTGTTGTAAACAGAGGAACCCATCACTACGATATCGACCGTGTTCGGATTGAGGAACTTATCGGTGTAGACTCTGAGGATATCGTTGAACTGGATGGTTTGGAAGAACATCAGCAGGCCTTCCTGAGAGCACTCACATTGATTGCTCCCAGTGGACAGGTGAAGAGTCGCACAGTGAAACAAATTGCTGAAGAGGCGTATGGCGTCGATATTAAGCAAAGTGGGATTAGTCGGCGGACGCTCGACCCAATTCAAGAAGCGGACTATATTGAGTGGGAACACGTCTCTGGGAAACCAAACCTCATAGAAACAACTGATAAGTTCGATTCTGAAATCCTCAAACCAGTCCTCGACGACCTCTCCGAGAGGACAGGGGTCCCACGCCACGTGATTCGACTATCATTCGAAGAGGTCATGGAAGATCTCGACGCGGATGGGACATATGAGAAAGGTGTGGCCCTGGAAACCTTATCGGTCAAGATAGGGAGGCTGCTTGGTCTGGACTTTGTGGGCTGGCGTGTCCGTGGTCGCAAGACGGGCGGGAGTGAAGTAGACGTGGTGATGGACGAAACCAGAACGACGTTCAATCGTTGGCAAATCCAGTGCAAGAACATCAAGAAGCAGTTGGAATCGAAGTACGTCGCTCGTGAAGTAGGGATTGCTCGGATTCTCCAAACTAACACTATATTAATGATTGCACGAGGTGGTGTGTCCTCTGATGCTCGGCAGTACGCAAACCGTGTCATGCGCCAAGAGAACATCTCCATTATGTTCCTGACTGGTGAGGATATCGAACGGCTGGACGAGGAAGCAGACCACCTTCTAACGGTCCTCAGAAGCGAAGCCCGTCGAATCCACAATATCAAAAAACTCAGCCAGCAAGAAGTCGAATCGGATGAGGAAGGTGAGCTAGTCGAACGAGAGGAACAGGCACTTGAGAAGTTTGAGGATGAACTTGCCGAACTTGAGGAAGAAGACGACGAATCACAAGGCTCGCTCGATGATTTCAACAACGACGATGACGACGAGGAATAG